A genome region from Chengkuizengella sp. SCS-71B includes the following:
- the fliQ gene encoding flagellar biosynthesis protein FliQ, with protein MTSNFIIGLAAEAVWIVLKVSAPMILLALAVGLIVSILQATTQIQEQTLAFVPKIVAVFIALLVFGEWMLTILVDFTSNLFNNLYLFIG; from the coding sequence ATGACTTCAAATTTTATAATTGGTCTGGCAGCTGAAGCTGTATGGATTGTTTTAAAAGTAAGTGCGCCAATGATATTACTCGCTTTAGCAGTTGGATTAATCGTCAGTATATTACAAGCTACAACACAAATACAAGAACAAACTTTAGCGTTTGTACCTAAAATCGTAGCCGTATTTATTGCATTATTAGTTTTTGGTGAATGGATGTTAACGATTTTAGTAGATTTCACTTCTAATTTATTTAATAATTTATATTTATTTATTGGGTAG
- the fliM gene encoding flagellar motor switch protein FliM — MVDILSQNEIDALLTALSSGEMDAEELKKEESAKKIRAYDFKRAVRFSKDHIRSLSRIHENFARYLTTYFSAQLRTFMQIKVVQVEQLPYDEFIRSIPKTTILNIFEAEPLKGRMVLEVHPNIAYAMIDRLLGGVGTNLSNVTTLTEIETMVLERIFTRAFESFKEAWKSVIDLTPKLTALETNPQFIQIVSPNETIALISMRTNIGDFSGMMNLCIPHVVIEPIMSRLSDHHWFISEKKAEKNPVEIEALQRRIHNTTLPIVAQLGNSSLSVHEFLNIVEGDVIKLDKSIQRGLTLNIGNKEKFIGRPGEINGKLAIKIEEILNEEEGGNE; from the coding sequence TTGGTAGATATTCTATCCCAGAATGAAATTGATGCTCTATTAACTGCTCTTTCTTCAGGTGAGATGGATGCAGAAGAACTAAAAAAAGAGGAATCTGCAAAAAAAATAAGAGCATATGACTTTAAAAGAGCGGTTCGTTTTTCAAAGGATCATATCAGAAGTTTGTCAAGAATTCATGAGAATTTTGCTAGATATTTAACAACCTATTTTTCGGCACAATTAAGGACATTTATGCAAATTAAAGTCGTTCAAGTTGAACAGTTGCCTTATGATGAATTTATACGCTCCATTCCAAAAACGACGATATTAAATATATTTGAAGCTGAACCTTTAAAAGGAAGGATGGTTCTAGAAGTACATCCTAATATTGCTTATGCCATGATTGATCGTTTACTTGGAGGTGTTGGAACTAATCTTTCAAACGTTACTACTTTGACAGAGATTGAAACCATGGTGTTAGAAAGAATATTTACAAGAGCGTTTGAAAGTTTTAAAGAGGCATGGAAATCAGTGATTGATTTAACACCCAAACTCACAGCCTTGGAGACAAATCCACAATTTATTCAGATTGTTTCTCCAAATGAAACTATCGCCCTTATTTCAATGAGAACAAACATTGGAGATTTTTCTGGCATGATGAATTTGTGCATACCGCATGTTGTCATTGAACCTATAATGTCTAGACTATCTGATCATCATTGGTTTATATCAGAAAAAAAAGCAGAAAAAAATCCTGTTGAAATTGAAGCTTTGCAGAGAAGAATACATAATACTACGTTACCAATAGTTGCTCAGTTAGGTAATTCTAGTCTATCCGTTCATGAATTTTTGAATATAGTAGAAGGAGATGTTATTAAATTAGATAAATCCATTCAAAGAGGACTGACCTTAAATATAGGCAATAAGGAAAAATTCATTGGAAGACCAGGTGAAATTAATGGGAAATTAGCAATAAAAATTGAAGAAATTTTAAACGAGGAGGAGGGTGGAAATGAATAG
- the flgG gene encoding flagellar basal body rod protein FlgG — MLRSLYSGISGMQGFQTKLDVIGNNIANVNTTGFKAGRVMFQDVLSQQISGGTAPNDVTGGSNAKEIGLGVTVGAINTIHTPGSAMTTNVPTDLRIDGDGFFAVAPNSDAETSYLTRAGNFSIDANGNIVNVNGMFLLDSEGEIITIDTEEVTSFYIAQDGEIVSVNVDGVSEGTDIRIGIAKVTNPSGLEKLGGNLYRVTPNSDAEAEDPLDLIGQANDPDIGTGSIISGQLEMSNVDLTAEFSEMIVAQRGFQSNSRIITTSDEILQEIVNLKR; from the coding sequence ATGCTTAGATCTTTATATTCTGGAATATCTGGAATGCAAGGCTTTCAAACAAAATTAGATGTCATAGGTAACAATATCGCAAATGTGAATACAACAGGTTTTAAAGCTGGAAGAGTGATGTTTCAAGACGTATTAAGCCAACAAATTTCAGGTGGAACAGCTCCAAACGATGTAACTGGTGGAAGTAACGCAAAGGAAATTGGTCTGGGTGTTACTGTTGGAGCGATCAATACCATCCATACTCCAGGTAGTGCAATGACTACAAATGTGCCAACTGATCTTAGAATTGATGGTGATGGATTTTTTGCAGTTGCTCCTAATTCAGATGCTGAGACATCTTATTTGACACGAGCAGGGAATTTTTCAATAGATGCTAATGGGAATATTGTTAATGTTAATGGTATGTTCTTGCTAGATTCCGAAGGAGAAATTATTACGATAGATACAGAAGAAGTGACATCATTTTATATTGCTCAAGATGGCGAAATTGTATCTGTAAATGTTGATGGAGTATCAGAAGGAACCGATATTCGAATCGGTATAGCCAAAGTTACAAATCCTTCAGGTCTTGAAAAATTAGGCGGAAACTTATATAGAGTTACTCCAAATTCAGATGCAGAAGCAGAAGATCCTTTGGATTTAATAGGGCAAGCAAATGATCCTGACATTGGGACAGGTTCTATCATCTCTGGACAGTTAGAAATGTCAAATGTAGATTTAACCGCTGAATTTTCAGAAATGATTGTTGCTCAGCGTGGATTTCAATCCAATTCAAGAATAATCACAACATCTGATGAGATTCTTCAAGAAATAGTTAACTTGAAACGATAA
- a CDS encoding flagellar biosynthetic protein FliO has protein sequence MATLKNTTYTLNKLMPPLQNTYEEGLTEQFFLVFFMLLFIIALIFLVFKFLSKKNTWMSNSLIKHLGGVKLGQKNSIQVIEFGGDIYLIGVGDEVQLIEKIDQIEKINLIKQTLNSNQKSINLLSFKSIFNSLNKNNEEEIHKDNHANSTFHEVIYEKMNNVKKRNQKIDSMINDKNKDRENKND, from the coding sequence TTGGCTACACTCAAAAATACAACCTATACTTTAAATAAACTAATGCCCCCTCTTCAAAATACTTATGAAGAGGGATTGACAGAACAATTTTTCCTGGTTTTTTTTATGTTGTTATTTATTATTGCTTTGATATTTTTAGTGTTTAAGTTTCTATCTAAAAAAAATACTTGGATGTCTAATAGTTTAATCAAACACTTAGGTGGAGTTAAACTTGGACAAAAGAATTCAATTCAAGTCATTGAGTTTGGTGGTGATATCTATTTGATTGGAGTAGGTGATGAGGTACAGCTTATTGAGAAAATTGATCAAATAGAAAAGATTAATCTTATTAAACAGACGTTAAATTCTAATCAGAAATCCATCAATTTATTGAGTTTTAAATCAATATTTAATAGTTTGAATAAAAATAATGAAGAGGAAATACATAAAGATAATCATGCTAATTCTACTTTTCATGAAGTAATCTATGAGAAAATGAATAACGTAAAAAAACGAAATCAAAAAATCGATTCTATGATAAACGATAAAAATAAAGATCGGGAGAATAAAAATGATTAA
- a CDS encoding flagellar FlbD family protein has translation MITVTRINGKKVSINALLIETIEEIPETIITLTNGKKILVLEKVKDVIVLIKNYLHDIGIINATVKSQHMEGS, from the coding sequence ATGATTACTGTGACTCGAATAAACGGAAAAAAAGTTTCAATTAATGCTTTGTTAATAGAAACAATTGAAGAAATACCTGAGACAATTATAACTCTAACCAACGGCAAAAAAATACTGGTTCTCGAAAAGGTAAAAGATGTGATAGTATTAATTAAAAACTACCTTCATGATATTGGTATTATAAATGCTACGGTGAAATCCCAACATATGGAGGGATCATAG
- the fliY gene encoding flagellar motor switch phosphatase FliY, whose translation MNSKNLLTQEEIDALLSQPTEQNQSMDIHQYLSSLELDALGEIGNITFGSAATALSTLIGQKVDITTPNVSIALKDELKKEFKHPHLAIHVEYIAGLEGINLLVIAEEDSKIIADLMLGGDGTNVAEKINEIHISAVQEAMNQMMGSSATSMSTIFNRTVNISPPSINVIDTDQQNGLPSDDVVIKVSFRLKIANLIDSTIMQLVTIPFAKNLVHSLIGGDVEQQSEQQEQSEQQQQTNTVENTLQSDSASNLSQQPVQQKEINRTYQEMNQTHKEQQNIVNNNLMNSNVNVQHVQYENFTQTNVTHSDQVNLNLLLDIPLNVTVELGRTKKKVKEILELTQGSIIELDKLAGEPVDILVNDKNIAKGEVVVIDENFGVRVTEIINQVDRLNKIQ comes from the coding sequence ATGAATAGTAAAAACCTATTAACGCAAGAAGAAATAGACGCATTACTTAGCCAACCGACCGAGCAAAATCAATCAATGGATATCCATCAATATTTATCTTCCTTGGAATTGGATGCTCTTGGTGAAATTGGAAATATTACATTTGGTAGTGCAGCTACAGCTTTATCTACATTAATTGGGCAAAAAGTAGATATTACTACACCTAATGTTTCTATTGCTTTAAAAGATGAATTAAAAAAAGAGTTTAAACATCCTCATCTTGCAATACACGTAGAGTATATTGCTGGTTTGGAGGGAATTAACTTATTAGTCATTGCTGAAGAAGATTCAAAAATTATTGCTGATCTTATGTTAGGTGGGGATGGAACAAACGTAGCAGAAAAAATAAATGAAATACACATTAGTGCAGTTCAGGAAGCCATGAACCAGATGATGGGATCATCGGCAACATCAATGTCAACAATTTTCAACCGTACTGTAAATATATCTCCACCAAGCATTAATGTTATAGACACGGATCAACAAAATGGTTTGCCTTCAGATGATGTGGTTATAAAAGTATCTTTTAGATTGAAAATCGCTAATTTGATAGATTCAACGATTATGCAGCTAGTAACGATACCATTTGCTAAAAATCTAGTTCATAGTTTAATAGGAGGGGATGTAGAACAACAGAGTGAACAGCAAGAGCAGAGTGAACAGCAACAGCAGACAAACACTGTTGAAAATACATTACAATCAGATTCAGCATCTAATTTATCACAACAACCTGTACAACAAAAAGAAATTAACAGAACATATCAAGAAATGAATCAGACTCATAAGGAACAACAAAACATTGTTAATAACAATCTTATGAATTCAAATGTTAATGTACAGCATGTTCAATATGAGAACTTTACTCAAACGAATGTAACACATTCAGATCAAGTAAATTTGAATTTATTACTTGATATCCCTTTGAATGTCACAGTAGAATTAGGAAGAACTAAAAAAAAGGTCAAGGAGATTTTGGAATTAACACAAGGGTCCATTATTGAACTAGATAAATTAGCTGGTGAACCGGTAGACATTCTGGTTAATGACAAAAACATTGCCAAAGGTGAAGTGGTTGTCATAGATGAAAACTTCGGTGTTAGAGTAACTGAAATCATTAATCAAGTCGATCGACTAAATAAAATACAATAA
- the flhA gene encoding flagellar biosynthesis protein FlhA encodes MKIKEILILLAIIGIVIMMVVPIPLLLLSILLIINISLALMILLVAMNTKDALEFSIFPALLLITTLFRLALNVSSTRTILSKAEGGPVIETFGNFVGGNTIAVGFVVFLILVVVQFIVITKGSERVAEVGARFTLDAMPGKQMSIDADLNAGLIDEQQAKERRQKIEREADFYGAMDGASKFVKGDAIAGIVILLINLLGGLVIGMMVHGLSLTESASTFSVLTIGDGLVSQIPALLISTSAGLIVTRSASKGNLAFDLSSQLMSYPKLLYIVAGTVALLGIFTPIGILITLPLVIAFVVTARKMQQNLNNRKKEEKQMEEKHDIEEVKSPESVINLLEVDPIEFEFGYGLIPLADAGQGGDLLDRIVMIRRQCALELGLIVPVVRIRDNIQLNPNEYVIKIKGNPVARGELLLNHYLAMSSGIDDDSITGVETVEPAFGLPAIWVDESTKDRAELSGYTIVDPPSVVATHLTEVIKNHAYELLGRQETNSLVENIKGNVPALIDELIPNILSIGDIQKVLVNLLKEKISIRDLVTIFETLADYATYTKDPQVLTEYVRQSLSRQITQQYSSVGDVLKVLAIGPDLEKKISESIQQTEHGNYLALDPSTSQIIHQRILEQVKKFMQTGNNPVILTSPTIRYYLRQLIEKTMKDIPVLSYQELEPTIEVQSVGVVNI; translated from the coding sequence ATGAAAATAAAAGAAATATTAATACTTCTTGCAATTATAGGTATCGTTATTATGATGGTGGTACCAATACCTTTGTTATTATTGTCCATCCTTCTTATTATTAATATTTCGTTAGCTTTAATGATTTTGTTAGTTGCTATGAATACAAAGGATGCATTGGAATTTTCAATTTTTCCTGCTTTGTTGTTAATTACAACCCTATTTAGATTAGCTCTTAATGTCTCCTCTACGAGAACAATATTAAGTAAAGCTGAAGGTGGTCCTGTTATTGAAACTTTTGGGAATTTTGTTGGAGGAAATACTATTGCTGTAGGCTTTGTCGTTTTTCTTATTCTTGTTGTTGTACAATTTATAGTAATTACAAAAGGGTCTGAGAGAGTTGCAGAAGTTGGTGCTCGTTTCACTTTGGATGCAATGCCTGGAAAACAAATGAGTATTGATGCTGACTTAAATGCTGGTTTAATAGATGAGCAGCAGGCAAAGGAAAGAAGGCAAAAAATAGAACGTGAAGCTGATTTTTATGGTGCAATGGATGGAGCTAGTAAATTTGTCAAAGGGGATGCTATTGCAGGTATCGTCATTTTGTTAATTAATTTGTTAGGTGGTTTAGTGATTGGCATGATGGTTCACGGATTGTCTTTGACAGAATCCGCTTCCACGTTTTCTGTATTAACGATTGGGGATGGATTGGTGAGTCAGATTCCTGCATTATTAATTTCTACTTCAGCAGGTTTAATTGTGACAAGATCTGCATCTAAAGGGAATCTAGCTTTTGATTTGTCTTCTCAGTTGATGTCATATCCTAAATTATTATATATTGTAGCTGGAACCGTTGCTTTACTGGGAATATTTACTCCCATTGGAATACTTATCACCCTTCCTTTAGTCATTGCATTTGTCGTTACTGCACGTAAAATGCAACAAAACTTAAATAATAGAAAAAAAGAAGAAAAACAGATGGAAGAGAAACATGACATTGAGGAAGTGAAAAGTCCAGAGAGTGTAATTAATTTATTAGAAGTTGATCCTATTGAATTTGAATTTGGATACGGGTTAATTCCTTTAGCAGATGCAGGACAAGGTGGCGATTTGCTTGATAGAATCGTCATGATTCGACGACAATGTGCATTGGAACTGGGACTTATTGTTCCTGTTGTGAGAATTCGCGACAATATTCAACTTAATCCGAATGAATATGTCATAAAAATTAAAGGAAATCCAGTAGCACGTGGTGAATTATTATTAAACCACTATTTGGCAATGAGCTCTGGAATTGATGATGATTCCATTACTGGGGTTGAGACGGTAGAACCCGCATTTGGATTACCGGCAATATGGGTTGATGAATCCACAAAAGACAGAGCAGAATTATCTGGCTATACCATTGTTGACCCGCCTTCTGTTGTAGCCACTCATTTAACGGAAGTCATTAAAAACCATGCGTATGAACTATTAGGTAGACAAGAAACAAATTCATTAGTAGAGAACATTAAGGGTAACGTTCCTGCATTAATAGATGAGCTTATACCAAATATATTATCAATTGGGGACATCCAAAAGGTACTTGTAAATTTATTAAAAGAAAAAATCTCAATAAGAGATCTAGTAACTATATTTGAAACGTTAGCAGACTATGCTACATATACAAAGGATCCACAGGTTCTAACTGAATATGTTAGACAGAGTTTGTCACGTCAAATTACTCAGCAATATAGCTCAGTTGGGGATGTTTTAAAAGTATTGGCCATTGGTCCTGATTTAGAAAAGAAAATATCGGAATCGATTCAACAAACTGAACATGGGAATTACCTTGCTCTTGACCCTTCTACTTCACAAATCATACATCAAAGGATATTGGAACAAGTTAAAAAATTTATGCAAACAGGCAATAACCCTGTTATTTTAACTTCTCCAACGATAAGATACTATTTACGTCAACTAATTGAAAAGACAATGAAAGATATCCCTGTGTTATCTTATCAAGAATTAGAACCAACGATTGAGGTTCAAAGTGTGGGAGTGGTGAATATATGA
- the flhB gene encoding flagellar biosynthesis protein FlhB, whose product MQKYQLKLDLQYFAGEKTEKATPKKRQEARKKGQVAKSMELPSAFIFLFSFLFLYLFSSFFSNRVQQFFIVPLTEFMQWEITIENVMIILAELLNSMFIFLLPLLILSMVFGFLANYVQIGFLFTGEPLKMKLSKLNPIEGAKRIFSLRAAVEFLKSILKVSIIGAVSFLILWNERMNIFSLSSNSLDYMLSYTANLTVILGILIGLILIAVAALDYLYQKYDFEKQQRMSKQDIKDEYKKTEGDPLIKSKIKEKQRQMAMQRMMQEIPNADVVITNPTHYAVAIKYDADKMQAPLVIAKGTDYVALKIKEKAEEYKIVTMENKLLARALYQQVEIGDSIPNELFQAVAEVLAYVYKLKRNV is encoded by the coding sequence TTGCAAAAATATCAATTGAAATTAGATTTGCAATATTTTGCTGGGGAAAAAACAGAAAAAGCGACACCTAAAAAAAGGCAAGAGGCTAGAAAAAAAGGGCAAGTTGCCAAAAGTATGGAGCTTCCGAGTGCATTCATATTTCTATTCTCTTTTTTATTTTTATATTTATTTAGTTCATTTTTCAGTAATAGAGTACAGCAATTTTTCATTGTTCCATTAACAGAATTTATGCAGTGGGAAATTACGATTGAAAATGTAATGATTATTCTTGCGGAACTTTTAAATAGTATGTTCATCTTTTTGCTCCCTTTACTTATTTTAAGTATGGTGTTTGGTTTTCTTGCAAATTATGTGCAAATTGGCTTTTTATTTACTGGTGAACCTTTAAAAATGAAATTGAGTAAATTGAATCCTATTGAGGGTGCGAAAAGAATATTTTCATTACGAGCTGCTGTAGAGTTTTTGAAATCCATTTTAAAAGTTTCTATTATCGGAGCAGTTTCCTTTTTAATTTTGTGGAATGAAAGAATGAATATTTTTTCTTTATCATCGAATTCTTTGGATTATATGTTATCTTACACTGCCAATCTAACAGTGATTCTTGGTATTCTAATTGGTTTAATATTAATTGCCGTAGCTGCACTTGATTATCTGTATCAGAAATATGACTTTGAAAAGCAACAGAGGATGTCCAAACAAGATATTAAAGATGAATATAAAAAAACAGAAGGGGATCCTTTGATTAAAAGTAAAATAAAAGAAAAACAGCGTCAAATGGCTATGCAAAGGATGATGCAAGAAATTCCAAATGCTGATGTAGTCATTACAAATCCAACACATTATGCTGTAGCAATAAAATATGATGCTGATAAAATGCAAGCTCCTTTAGTCATAGCAAAAGGAACGGATTATGTTGCTCTTAAAATTAAAGAGAAAGCAGAAGAGTACAAAATTGTCACAATGGAGAATAAACTTTTAGCGCGAGCACTTTATCAACAGGTAGAAATTGGGGATTCAATTCCAAATGAATTATTCCAGGCTGTAGCTGAGGTATTGGCATACGTATACAAATTAAAGCGAAATGTGTAA
- a CDS encoding response regulator, with protein MANKILIVDDAAFMRMMIKDILSKNGFEVIGEAIDGSQAVEKYRDLQPDLVTMDITMPEMDGIEALKQIKKMDPNSKVIMCSAMGQQAMVIDAIQAGAKDFIVKPFQADRVIEAIKKTLS; from the coding sequence ATGGCTAACAAAATTTTAATCGTTGATGATGCTGCTTTTATGAGAATGATGATCAAAGATATTTTATCTAAGAATGGGTTTGAAGTTATAGGTGAAGCTATTGATGGTTCACAAGCAGTTGAAAAATATAGAGACCTGCAACCAGATCTAGTAACAATGGATATTACAATGCCTGAAATGGATGGTATTGAAGCACTCAAACAAATTAAAAAAATGGATCCTAACTCAAAAGTTATTATGTGTTCAGCAATGGGGCAGCAGGCGATGGTGATTGATGCTATCCAAGCAGGAGCTAAAGATTTTATAGTTAAACCTTTTCAAGCAGACCGTGTGATTGAGGCGATTAAGAAAACACTTAGTTAA
- the fliR gene encoding flagellar biosynthetic protein FliR produces the protein MYIDLFLLYLPNVLLIFCRITSFFVVSPIFSYRGLPTRYKIGLSLFITFLTFMSTGLEEPISIDSEYITFILREVLVGLLLGFTAYLFFTVVQIAGAFVDLQMGFGMANVMDPITGVQTPILGNFKYMLAITLFLIMNGHHLLLRAIMDSYEWVPLSNGLFSNIYDGDISSFIISTFTNVFLLAFQMSAPLIAVLFLVDVALGMLARTAPQFNLFVIGIPIKIMVGLFVLFTLVAGFLYLYEDLFEKMFKRLEELFMIIQ, from the coding sequence ATGTACATAGACCTTTTTCTTCTATATTTACCTAATGTCTTGCTGATTTTTTGTCGAATAACATCATTTTTTGTAGTTTCTCCTATTTTTTCATATAGAGGACTACCTACACGATATAAAATTGGTTTGTCTTTATTTATTACGTTTTTAACTTTCATGTCTACTGGATTAGAGGAGCCAATATCAATCGATAGTGAATACATAACATTTATTTTAAGAGAAGTTTTGGTAGGGTTATTACTAGGGTTTACAGCCTATCTTTTTTTTACTGTTGTTCAAATTGCAGGTGCTTTTGTTGATCTACAGATGGGATTCGGTATGGCAAATGTTATGGATCCCATAACTGGTGTGCAGACGCCAATACTTGGTAACTTTAAATATATGCTAGCAATTACTTTGTTTTTAATTATGAATGGACACCACCTATTATTACGAGCCATTATGGATAGTTACGAGTGGGTGCCGTTATCAAATGGTTTGTTTTCAAATATTTATGATGGTGATATCTCATCATTTATCATTTCGACCTTTACAAATGTATTTTTATTGGCATTTCAAATGTCTGCCCCTTTAATAGCGGTTTTGTTTTTGGTAGATGTTGCATTAGGTATGTTAGCTAGAACAGCACCACAGTTTAACTTATTTGTTATTGGCATACCGATTAAAATTATGGTTGGTTTATTCGTACTATTTACACTTGTTGCTGGTTTTTTATATTTATATGAAGATTTGTTTGAGAAGATGTTTAAGAGATTAGAAGAGTTGTTCATGATTATACAATAA
- the fliP gene encoding flagellar type III secretion system pore protein FliP (The bacterial flagellar biogenesis protein FliP forms a type III secretion system (T3SS)-type pore required for flagellar assembly.), which translates to MINLLTLPIIPEIPGIEPSNTVTILLLITVLSIAPAILLLMTSFTRIVIVLGFVRTSLATQQMPPNQVLIGLALFITLFVMAPTIGDINENALQPLLNEEIDQSQAFVNASNEMKEFMVPHTRDQDLLLFLEYANVEKPETIYDIPLTALIPAFAISELKTAFEMGFMIFIPFLIIDMVVSSVLMSMGMMMLPPVMISLPFKILLFILVDGWHLVVKSLLLSFNP; encoded by the coding sequence ATGATTAACTTACTTACTTTGCCAATCATTCCCGAAATACCTGGAATCGAGCCTTCAAATACAGTTACAATTTTACTCCTGATTACAGTTTTGAGTATTGCTCCTGCGATTCTCTTATTGATGACTAGTTTTACTAGAATTGTAATTGTTCTTGGCTTTGTCAGAACGAGTTTGGCAACTCAACAAATGCCGCCTAATCAGGTTTTAATTGGTCTTGCTTTATTTATTACATTATTTGTAATGGCTCCAACGATAGGGGATATTAATGAAAATGCATTACAACCACTATTAAATGAAGAAATTGATCAATCACAGGCTTTTGTAAATGCTTCGAATGAAATGAAAGAATTTATGGTTCCACATACAAGGGATCAAGATTTGTTATTGTTTTTAGAATATGCCAATGTTGAAAAACCAGAAACGATATATGATATACCTCTAACAGCTTTAATTCCTGCTTTTGCAATTAGTGAATTAAAGACCGCATTTGAAATGGGGTTTATGATATTTATTCCTTTTTTAATTATTGATATGGTCGTATCTAGTGTACTAATGTCCATGGGTATGATGATGTTGCCGCCAGTTATGATTTCTTTGCCTTTTAAAATATTATTGTTTATTTTAGTAGACGGCTGGCATCTAGTAGTGAAATCATTATTGCTTAGCTTTAATCCATAA
- a CDS encoding TIGR02530 family flagellar biosynthesis protein produces the protein MIERKMIGHLQTNHIPPNITNKTQSKVTQNNKNQPFEKLLQDEMLNFSHHAEQRLKQRGIKLYPDQIQKINEAIDNASAKGAQDSLILFDNTAFIVNIKNRTVVTAMDSNSLKNHVFTKIDSALIIK, from the coding sequence GTGATAGAACGTAAAATGATAGGTCATTTACAAACCAATCATATTCCTCCTAATATAACGAATAAAACTCAATCAAAAGTTACACAGAACAATAAAAATCAACCATTTGAAAAGTTGCTTCAAGATGAGATGCTGAATTTCAGCCACCATGCGGAGCAAAGATTGAAGCAAAGAGGCATTAAATTATATCCAGATCAGATTCAAAAAATAAACGAAGCAATAGATAATGCTTCTGCAAAAGGAGCTCAAGATTCTTTGATATTATTTGATAATACTGCATTTATTGTTAATATTAAAAATCGAACTGTTGTGACAGCCATGGATAGTAACTCTTTGAAAAATCATGTTTTTACAAAAATTGATAGTGCTTTAATTATAAAATAA
- a CDS encoding flagellar basal body-associated FliL family protein, with product MSKNLLFSLIFILVFITLITLSAFIFWDWVKNEPVSTENPSAQEIQELTVFMDDVTTNLADLNYLIRISFAFQVDNKDAKKELEASIHIVESNVIRLLADTKANEMSDSQDLDLIINKLKDIINPILTEGTLEQVHITDRVVSRI from the coding sequence GTGTCAAAAAATCTGTTATTCTCACTCATTTTTATTTTGGTTTTTATTACTTTAATTACTTTATCAGCATTTATATTTTGGGATTGGGTCAAAAATGAACCCGTATCAACTGAGAATCCAAGTGCACAAGAGATTCAAGAACTGACTGTTTTTATGGATGATGTAACAACGAATCTAGCAGATTTAAACTATTTAATAAGAATAAGTTTTGCGTTTCAGGTTGACAATAAGGATGCAAAAAAGGAATTAGAAGCTTCAATACATATAGTAGAATCAAATGTCATTCGGTTATTAGCAGATACGAAAGCGAATGAGATGAGTGATAGTCAAGATTTAGATCTAATCATAAACAAACTGAAGGATATCATTAATCCAATTCTAACAGAAGGTACATTAGAGCAAGTTCACATTACAGATCGAGTTGTTAGTAGGATATAA